The genome window ACACTAGGCTAAGGCAGCATATACCTGCTTTCTCTGTGACCATCATTCACTCGTCACCTGCCTATATCCGTTTTACTATAACAAATTTAGTAAAAACAAGAAGATGGCTTCAAAAAGAATAGTTGTACGTAAATAAATTAGTACGTTTGCACCCATCAGAAAGTGAAGCATTATTAgcacaaagaaaaataaaagaaaagaaatcaaacaaaCCCACCAATCGTGCAAAATGACAAATAGAATTTCCACAAGTAAACGGTGGTTAGTACACTTTCAACGGAATAACATAAACCGAATTCAATTAATTATGCCCATATCGAACTAGTGGCCTCTTGTAAAAGTGATGTGTCTAGATCGAGCATTTGGTACACGAATCTTAATcattaaaaacaaaaaggatTAATTAaagtcaaaaaatatatatttgtaaTACTATACCAAAGTAATTAAAAGTAGTACTAAGTataaaaacaagcaaaacattcATCAGTTTCAGCATCCCAAGAAAAACCTTAGTGCAGTTAATGAAAGCCAGGAGGCACTTGGGAGCCAGGATTTCTCTGATCAGCCGGAGAGTTACTGCCGTCCCAATTCTTGCATGTAAAGTGAAGATTCAATCAGTTCATGCAGCTAGTCCTTCTTCCGTAAATAACTAGCTAGGGTTAGGGTTTCTGAACATTATCTATGGTCCACAGATTGCTGCTTTAATCAACTAGCGCCAAGAAGAGACCGAATAAAGGAGTTGGTTTTGCCAACCTAAGAAGAAAGAATCGTTGAGTATGTGAAGTTGGTAGCCCTCAGAAGGGTAATGAAGCCTCAACAACAGCTTAGCTTGGGAAAGTGCAAAGGGGCTTAAGGGGACATTGTTGAATCCACAGCTTCTAAACATTAATTCCCAAGACCTGAACCTTTCATGCCTTTCTCTCCTGTGATCTCCGTCTGCAGCCACAATATCAACAATCTCTCTTCCGAACCATACCTGTTCAACGTTCAGCCTTTCCCTGCTGTTTGGCGGTAAAGTGGCCTCAAGGGAATCAAACACAGCTGCATAGTGGTCTAAAGCCTCCACAAACCTTTGCAAGAAAAGCGGGTGGTTATGGTTTGCCTCCCTCTCGGCCATGGTCACCACTCTGGGGTTCATCACCTTTATTCTATGAAGGAAAAGCCGAAGCCCATCACGGTCTTTGAGTAGCCGGTGGAGATAGTGCACACAGTTCACCGCTAGACTTTCACCTGGCAGGAGAACAACTGCAGAGGATAACACAGCAATAGGGTCGTCCTCATTGTGGAGATGAAGGGGGTGGAACTGAAACCTTAGGCCTAACGAATGAGCGAATTTTGCAAGGCGGTCACCTGTTCTACGCAGGgtttctagatcatttccagtGCCTGTGATGCGGAGACTTGGCCGAGGATACCGTTCCACTATGGCCTGCATAAAAGGAGGCCATTGCAAGCCATGCATTATGTTGAAATCGAGGATGTGAATGGCTTCTTGGCCTTGATCAATGGCATCCAAGATTGCCTGATTAGCAGTGAGCTGACTAAACCTGATGAATGGGGTTACTTGATTAAGAGATAAGTATGCAGTTTGAAGAAGAGCTTGTTCATCTGACTCAACTACTTGAGGCATGTGATTGATCGAGGCCGCTGAAAA of Coffea arabica cultivar ET-39 chromosome 5c, Coffea Arabica ET-39 HiFi, whole genome shotgun sequence contains these proteins:
- the LOC113690310 gene encoding scarecrow-like protein 18, whose product is MLGSFGSSSREVEEDEPSPPEHHHVQYHQIQQYRSFTSPTLAHMRQLLISCAELMSSSSDSSSAHRLITILMANSNPYGDSTERLIHQFTRALSLRLNRYATTTLLNTLPNTQQHLGHPLNNTFFLTHRHHHHPTTSFNSSPVNSANAASFSAASINHMPQVVESDEQALLQTAYLSLNQVTPFIRFSQLTANQAILDAIDQGQEAIHILDFNIMHGLQWPPFMQAIVERYPRPSLRITGTGNDLETLRRTGDRLAKFAHSLGLRFQFHPLHLHNEDDPIAVLSSAVVLLPGESLAVNCVHYLHRLLKDRDGLRLFLHRIKVMNPRVVTMAEREANHNHPLFLQRFVEALDHYAAVFDSLEATLPPNSRERLNVEQVWFGREIVDIVAADGDHRRERHERFRSWELMFRSCGFNNVPLSPFALSQAKLLLRLHYPSEGYQLHILNDSFFLGWQNQLLYSVSSWR